In Diceros bicornis minor isolate mBicDic1 chromosome 24, mDicBic1.mat.cur, whole genome shotgun sequence, the following are encoded in one genomic region:
- the BAG5 gene encoding BAG family molecular chaperone regulator 5, whose protein sequence is MDMGNQHPSISRLQEIQKEVKSIEQQVIGFSGLSDDKNYKKLERFLTKQLFEIDSVDTEGKGDIQQARKRAAQETERLLKELEQNANHPHRIEIQNIFKEAQSLVEEKIVPFYSGGNCVTDEFEEGIQDIILRLTHVKTGGKVSLRKARYHTLTKICAVQEIIEDCVKKQPSLPLSEDAHPSVAKINSVMCEVNKARGTLIALLMGVNSNDTCRHLSCVLSGLMADLDALDVCGRTEIRNYRREVVEDINKLLKYLDLEEEAGTTHAFDLRQNHSILKIEKVLKRMREIKNELLQAQNPSELYLSSKTELQGLIGQLDEVSLEKNPCIREARRRAVIEVQTLITYIDLKEALEKRKLFVGEEHPSHKAVWSILGSLSEIQGEVLSFDGNRTDKNYIRLEELLTKQLLALDAVDPQGEEKCKAARKQAVKLAQNILSHLDLKSDEWEY, encoded by the coding sequence ATGGATATGGGCAACCAACATCCTTCTATTAGTAGGCTTCAGGAAATCCAAAAGGAAGTGAAAAGTATAGAACAGCAAGTAATTGGCTTCAGTGGCCTGTCAGATGACAAGAATTACAAGAAACTGGAGAGGTTTCTAACAAAACAACTTTTTGAAATAGACTCTGTAGATacagaaggaaaaggagacaTTCAGCAAGCTAGGAAGAGGGCAGCACAAGAGACAGAGCGTCTTCTCAAAGAGTTGGAGCAGAATGCAAACCACCCACACCGGATTGAAATacagaacatttttaaagaagcCCAGTCCCTGGTGGAAGAGAAGATTGTGCCATTTTATAGTGGAGGCAACTGTGTGACAGATGAATTTGAAGAAGGCATCCAAGATATCATTCTGAGGCTGACACATGTTAAAACTGGAGGGAAGGTCTCCTTGCGGAAAGCAAGGTATCACACTTTAACCAAAATCTGTGCAGTGCAAGAGATTATCGAAGACTGCGTGAAAAAGCAGCCTTCCCTGCCGCTTTCCGAGGATGCGCATCCTTCCGTTGCCAAAATTAACTCTGTGATGTGTGAAGTGAACAAGGCCAGAGGCACTCTGATTGCACTCCTGATGGGGGTGAACAGTAACGACACTTGCAGGCACTTGTCTTGTGTGCTCTCAGGGCTGATGGCTGATCTGGATGCTTTAGATGTGTGCGGGCGTACAGAAATCAGAAACTACCGAAGGGAGGTAGTAGAAGATATCAACAAATTATTGAAATATTTGGATTTAGAGGAGGAAGCAGGCACTACTCACGCATTTGACCTGAGACAGAatcattccattttaaaaatagaaaaggtcCTCAAGAGAATGAGGGAAATTAAAAATGAGCTTCTTCAAGCACAAAATCCTTCTGAATTGTACCTGAGCTCCAAAACAGAATTGCAGGGTTTGATTGGACAGTTGGATGAGGTAAGTCTTGAAAAAAACCCCTGCATCCGGGAAGCCAGGAGAAGAGCCGTGATTGAAGTGCAAACTCTGATCACCTACATTGACTTGAAGGAGGCCCTCGAGAAGAGAAAGCTGTTTGTTGGTGAGGAGCACCCATCACATAAGGCCGTCTGGAGCATCCTTGGGAGCTTGTCAGAGATCCAGGGAGAAGTTCTGTCATTTGATGGAAATCGGACTGATAAGAACTACATCCGGCTGGAAGAGCTGCTCACCAAGCAGCTGCTAGCGCTGGATGCTGTTGATCCGCAAGGAGAAGAGAAGTGTAAGGCTGCCAGGAAGCAGGCAGTGAAGCTCGCCCAGAACATTCTCAGCCATCTTGACTTGAAGTCCGATGAGTGGGAGTACTAA